The sequence below is a genomic window from Ovis canadensis isolate MfBH-ARS-UI-01 breed Bighorn chromosome 1, ARS-UI_OviCan_v2, whole genome shotgun sequence.
CCTGCCTTTCCTGTCCCCCTTGCCTACTTTATTCTTCTCCTTAGTCCTTACACTAGTGCTCCACACAGCCTGCTGACACTGCTTTCTGTCTCGTTCCTCTACTCGCCATAAAGTCAGTGATCTAGTCACTCTGCTCTTCTGTGTATCCCAGCACCTAGAACAAGGACTGGCACATAATATATACTCAACAAACATTCATTGAGAGAATGAATCTTGAAAATACTGAGTATCTTATTATGtcctcaaaataaaattataggccTATTAAGATGGAAGTGAAGAAAAATTTGGGGGCTTATTTTAGAAGAGAGAGAATAAGACACAGGCTGAAATTTCATTACCACCACACAAGTATTTGTATAAGGTGACACCTTTCAAAGTAACTACCTTTCAAAATGTGAATACCTTTAAAGAGAGGTTGAGTCAGAGTAAGACACGTAACAGTTTGCTGCCAGAAAGCAAAGGAAGATGCTATGGGCATTCAGATAAGCAGGTCCAACTCCAAGCTGACCTAAGCAGACGGAAATCTTGGTGTAACAACTAGATGACCTATCAGAGGGATCAGGGTCAGGGCACCATCCCAAATGCCTGAGGACAAAACAAGGCCAAGCAGAAGTTTTTGAGTGATGTCAGAGCTAGCAGGGACTCTTCAGATCACCTTACCTCTTTGCTTGGTAAGCGAGGAAACTGAGAGCCAGGGAAGAGAAAGGACTAGGTCACCCAAGGTCAGCAGCCTAGATGCCTAGATAATGGCTAAGCCAGGGCTGAAACCCAGGCTTCTGGCTCTCAGGTCAATGAGCTTTCTATACCACCACCCACCCTCCAAGGCGCTGTCACAACAAAGCCATAAAACAGGCAGCTCTCATTCCCCGGATGCATGCAGCAGTACCCACGCAATGCCGAAAATGATCCCAAAGGAAGTTTCTTAACTGGGAGTCCTACGGAGAACCAGAATGGGACTTGGAAAAGAACTAAATTCCTTCTTGGCATTTCAGCCAATGGGAATGGAGCCCAGAAATCACTGATGTTTTCTGTTTGGGGAGATTGTTTTAATAGCTGTCTTTGAAGAATGAGGAGGTCTACCATGCTGCTGGAAAAATGAAGTTGTTGCTTTGAGAGATATatgaggagaagaaaagaaatgacactacatatattaaaataaacgAGTTTCTAACTCTTGGGCTGGGAAGTTAACCCTTGTTTTCCTAAATTAGTTAGCAACATAACCAAAATCACAAAGAGGAAGAGCCCTTGAAGACTCAAAGGGGAGGCCGCCAgttgaaagggaaagaagagaaataaggaTGACTGTTCAGTCTCATCAGCAAGAAGAGAATGAACATGGGCTTTGAACCTGGAATGCCATagataatgtattatttattcctTATAATAGACATCCACAGCAAatctattatttccattttgatgaGGAGGAAAATGGGGCTCAAGGAGCTTAACTAATTGGCCCAAGGCTATGTCAAGtacaaaggctgagcactgaagaattgataccttctaactgtggtgctggagaaaactcttgagagtccctaggacaacAAGGGGATCAAATTtgtaaatcttaaaggaaatcaaccctgaatattcaatggaaagactgatgctgaagctgaagctccaatactttgaccacctgatgtgaagagctgactcactggaaaagaccctgatgcaggaggagaagggggcaacagaggatgagatggttggatggcattattgactcaatgacatgagtttgagcaaactccaggagatagtgaaggacagggaagcctggaatactGCAGTCTGTGgtgtcagacaagacttagcaactgaacaacaacaatacagctagtaagtagcagaaCCAGGACTTAAGTGTTTCTTCCTCAGATTTCATGATCTTGCGTTACTCCACACTATAACTTTGGTGCTTTCTCTAGGCTTCAGTTTCTTCTCCATAAAATAAGGGCACTTAATCACAACACCTCTAATGTGTCTTATAGCTCTGATGGCCTATGGACTTACTAATGTTAGAAGTTTTCCTTAGTTGGTGATCTTCTGGAGCCCCCTCAAGAGCCGTAGGACTCTTGAGCCCCAAGAAGAGTGAGCTGATCCCCTGGCCTGCTGAGTTTGAAGGAAGTGATCAAGGCAGCTCTTCTTGCTGACCCTAACCAAGGATTGCAGCCTCTCCAACCCCAATTCAGTGCCTACAGGTCTCCTcctggcttgaacatcaagacAAATGCACAGAACCTCCACTGGGAGAGGCCTGGGATCCTGAAACACCCCTGAGGTATTTATTTATAACACCTAGGGTATATCTAACAAGTTCATCATGTGGCACGTGGTTATGTGTGCAAAGAAAGAACTGTCCCTGAGAAGTCTTTGCTAAGACAAGGGCTAAGCTGTGAGCAAGCCTAGCAAGTATAAGGGACAGTAAGGGAGACAGAGGAGGTGTTCATAGATTGCAGACATCTTCCTACAGAGCAGTAAGAACCTAATGCTTTAGCAAAGAGTTCTGGGCTAAAGCCAGGTGAGAGAGGGACTCCTTGCTCTGCCACTCCCTGACAGTGGGATCGGGGGTAACTTTGATCATGCTCTAGCAGGGAGTATagcgatgctgctgctgctaagtcacttcagacgtgtccaactctgtgtgaccccatggctggcagcccaccaggctcccctgtccctgggattctcctggcaagaacactggagtgggttgccatttccttctccaatgcaggaaagggataagtgaaagtaaagtcgctcacaGCTATAGACCAGTATTAAATAACTGCAACAAAGTTTGACAAGTATCTGGCAAGGGTGACAGAACTTAAAAAATGGAGACTCTCAGAGCAAGATAAAGCCATGGTCACAGGTGGACAGGCAGGAGCAGGGAGGTTTGAGGGAGGGTCAAGTCCCCAGCAGGGAGGGGTGGTGAGTAGGGAAACTGCGCCCAAATCCTAAAGAATCCAGGGAAGTCATCAAGGAAGATCTCAGGGCTTATAATCATTAGTCTGGGTACAGAAGAAAACATATTCCTCAGGTTGGCGGCATTACCCCAGGCAACTCAGGGGGGTCACCTGGGGGTCTGATCCTAATTCAGATGCTCAAGTGCCACCCAGAAAGTCTGATTCTATGGGTCTGAGGTAGTGAGCACCGACATTTCTCGAAAAGCTCTCCAGGGTTTCTAAACTACAGCTAAGGCTGAGAACATCTGCGGTAAGCAGAGATCTCTGAGAGACAGAGCCCACCCCTTAGTAGCCACTGCATCAGGCCTTGCCAGACAGAAGGTGCTCAGGTATGCTTCCTGGATAAAGGAAGGAATACTGAGTACGTGAAGCAGAGGAAGTCACCAGACAGTTACTAGTATCAGAGCAAGGCCAAGAATAAGACTGATCTTATGCTGAGTCCCTTGAATGACTGGCCAAGGGCTGCCTGCATCCCTCCTGACTATGTACATGATTGGCCCTGACCTGGAAGCTGGAGTCAGATCAAGTTTATGTGAGGGCCCCCGAAAGGGGAGAGAGGGGATCAGGGTGTCCAAAAGCCTATTACAGATCAAGGACACCGGTGAATGTCAAGCACACAATAATGACTATGAAGCCTGATTGAAGAAATCTCATGTTTATTAAAGTACCCTGCCTATATATAAATGGCCCTCCTCCTTCCACCACTACAGATGGTAGTGAGTTTCCCTTAGGAAAGGGAGTGGTGAGGGAAGAAGAAGGAGTCAGTTATTAACAAAAGTGAGGTGAATGAGGACCATCAGAAATGAAGGTAGCATCCTGCTTCTTGCTTTCTCCCTCCCCCCATACCTTATTCTATACCCCTACTGTCAGAAATCATCTTTCCTCCCTCTCCAAACCATATTGCATCCCATTTGAAAGCTGTCAGGATTCTTGCACCTACCTATGCACTTCTCTATGGGCAAAACCTTTTGCATCTTTAATGCTCCCTTTCTTACTAATGAACCCACAACCCTGTAGTTCTGGGTGCACTGCTGATCTTTGGTGAGAGGAACAAAACTTGGGCAGTATGGGAAAGTCCCTCAACAAACAGCCCAGGAAGCCAGATCTCTTTTCCTGTATTCTGACCATCAGAAGAACCACTGAGAATCAGTCGGACTTGGTCCCTGAACTTTGCAGACTCTTCACTATAATGGAGACACGCTGATTTGTTTCCTAGGAATTTTGTGCTTTACTTCTAACACTCTACCTTCTAAACCCCTGCTAAATTCTCTGATGGTTCATATGCAGTGGGTGGGAAGCCAAGCGCTATGGGGCTCCACCCAACCACCATGTCTTCCCTGAATGGAGGGAAGCTGGAAACTGGAAGTATAACCCTGATGTACCCAGGAGAAAAGGGCAGCCTAGTGCCCCCACCTCTCTGTCTCTTTGAGAGGAACCTCTGCTGTGTGTGTGAAGACAGAGCTCTGGAAGAGActcatacactgctgctgctcctgctacttcgcttcacttgtgtccgactctgtgtgatcgcatagacagcagcccaccaggctcccctgtccctgggattctcctggcaagaacactggagtgggttgccatttccttctccaatgcatgaaagtgaaaagtgaaagtgaagtcactcagtcatgtccaattcctagcgaccccatggactgcagccttccaggctcctccgtccatgggattttccaggctggagtactggaatggggtgccagtgccttctccatacaATAGGCAGAGGCTAATTTAAGGCCGCCGCTCCCCGATGTGGGTGATAAtgaggggtaggggtagggtgaACCAGGAGGCAAGGGTGAGCTCATCACTGTGGAAAGGCCCTTTAAGATCACCTAGTCCTGTAactttcaaactttttaaaaccaGTTGGACCTTTTTCCATCCAAAACTCTTAAATAAAACTCCATCTAACACGGAGCTGCTCTGATTAAAGCAAGAGGAGGAGGTAGGAGTTGGGGATGGGAGGTAGGACCAGGGTGGGAAAGCCACTCCCTCAGTCTCCCTTCCAAATGCAAGAAGTCCCTAAGGCACCATGCAGAGCATTGGGGCCCTGGGTCTCACTTCAAAAAGCCAATGATTAAACCCAAACCCTTAATTTTATAGACGGAAAAGCTGGGTGATTTGTGCAGGGTCCCTGTGGAGTCGGTGGTGGCACCAGCGCTAGAACTTAACCCCACTCCCAACCCAGGCCTCTCCTCACCCCCTCCCACCAGCTGGCTGGCCCCTCGGGCCTTGGGGCCCCAGCGTCTCCCTGGGCCCAGCAAGGGAATCTTAGACGGAGCTGCGGAAGGAGAACTGCAGGTAGATGATTAGCAGCAGGACCGTGGCCCAAAACAAGCACCAGGGGATGGAGAAGAAATTGCAGCCAGAACCCTCCTCGGCCTGTGGCTTGGTGGGGCTGGGTGCCCGGGAGAAGGTGTAGGTGGTCGCCTCCTCCTCCAGCAGCTTCTCGCTGGGCTTCCAGTGCACGATGCCCTCCTGGCAGGCCTCGCAGAACTCGCCGCGGTGCCGCCGGGTGTCTTGGCGGCTGGCCACGTGGATGCGGTACTGGCCGCCGCGCTCCCCGTAGCACTGCTCGCGCAGGCTGGTGATGAGGTTGTCCACCAGGCACTCTATGTTCTCCTCCAGCATGCTCGACTCGTCCAGCCGCGCCGTGCCGCACTCATAGCACAGCTGCTTGAAGACGCGCATGCGCACCGAGCCCGCCCGCTGGGCGCGGTCCAGGTACATGTGGAAGAGGATGACCACGTGGGGCGACTGCCAGGTGTGCCAGCACCAGGAACAGTGGAACCTGCGGGGACGAGGAGAGGCGAGAGGAGAGGACAGAGTGGAGAAGGTGGAAACAGACTGCAGGGAGGAGGTGTGGGgcaggaggcagagctgggaggtgGAGGCGGTGTGTTTATGGCTCCCTGAGTTGATTAGCTTTCCCCAGGTGGCTGCCCAGCCCGCCCCCTTGTGTGCTCTGCTAGGACCAGAGCCCGAGCCTCAGGATGCGCTTGGCATCCAGCAGTGCTCAGCCATCTCGGGGCCCTTCTCTGTGCCCTGCAGAAGCCTCAGTGCCCTCCATCTCAATGCCCAAGGGCCTTGCCTCTAGGAGAGTGGCTCTGGGCAGCTTTCCTCACATGTAAAACGTGCACGTTGCCCGAAAGGGGCTCTTCCTGTTCAAATATCCGTTGAGTCTGGTAGCAGGGATGGCCCACATCACCTAGAAAACGCAGCATCCATCCACACGCTCTTACCTGTCCACACTGACTGTGGCTAGACCCAAATCAAGAGAAAAGGACACCGTTATCGCTTCTTAGCCTCTGGGCCAGTGCCAAGATTAATGTGCCTGAAGTCCTGGGTATGGAGGCAATCTACACCCAGAGTGAGCTAACTGGAGCCAGCTGGGGTCTCTCAGGAGACACCAGCCCTCCTCACTCAGCCCCACAAGCCCtgagcagctcctgggctctgtcAACAAGTGTCCAGTCCTTTGCATCTGTCCTGTCCACTGGGTAAGGGGTTCcacattttcatttatctattttcttttactCACATCCTTTGAGGACTGTTTCCCCTCTCTGAAACAAAACTACAAAACTTGGAATGGAAAATGTCAGAACTAGAGAGACCTTAGGAGTCATCTAGTTAGCCCTTTGTTTTactctgaggcacagagagtaAGAAAGCGGAACACACAGTGAGTTAGAGGCAGAGCTGGTACCCAACACGTAACAGGTGCCCAGTAGATGTTTCTTGAATTAAATTGAGTGACTTGAACCAGGGAACGTAGAAAGGAAGGCCTTGCTTCTGATCCCCAGGCTGCACCACTCAGCCTCCAAACCTTGTGTCCCAGAGGCAAGTCTTTACATAATCCACCCACGGACAAGAGTGCTGGAAGGTCATCTTGGACATTACTGTAAGTACGAATCACCTAGGAACCTTGTTGaaatgcaggttctgattcagtaggtctagaATGGAACCCAAGATTCTGCATCTTTAACAAGTTCCAGGTGGTGCCGATACTACTGTTCCCTGAGGAACAAGGATCTACGCTAACCCTTTCTTCCACCAAGTGGGGAAAGAGGTCCAAGAAGGAAACTGGACTGTTCAAAGGCCATGAAGAGTAGAGCTAGTTTCCAACATACTTCATGTGTTCAGTAGTTTATATTAAGTCAAGCTGAATTAAATAGATTGAAACTGAATTGGTCCAGGACCAGAACACAGATCTCTTGACCCATAAGCACGTTCCCCTTCACTTGGCTTTCAACCTTTTTAGgagatttaaagtgaaagtcgctcagtcatgtcctccaactctttgtgaccccctggactatacagtccatggaattctctaggccagaatactggagtgggtagccttttgtttttccaggggatcttcccaacccagggatcaaacccaggtctcctgaattgcaggcagtctttaccagctgagccacaagggaagcccaagaatactggggtaggtagcctatcccttctccagtgaatcttcccaacccaggaatcaaaccggagtctcctgcattgcaggtggattctttaaaacTGAGCTATCAAAGaggttattaaatataaaaatagataaaatatcaGCACTTAGAGCTATGACTCAGAGAGGGAACGTTACCAGGTGCTCAGTGGAAGAACTGGGGTCGAACTCACATGCCCCAGCTCCCAGTTagctcctcttcctctgcctcccagTCTGCAGTGGCCTCACAGCAAAGCTGACCCTTAGCACATGGGTTTTCCACGTTTCTGTCTCTTCTGGAAAGGTGTCCCCGGGGCTGCCTGCAGAGCCTGTTTCCTGGGCTACTCACCTGCCCGAAGCATGCAACTCCAGGTACTGCTTCCAGCCTGGAGCTAGCACGTTGTGCTTGAGGTTGGGATCTATGATGAGGTCCCAGCTGTCCGCTGGCTttgcctcctccatcttctcataGAAGATTTTCTTCCATTCACCTGTGGTCACACTTTTACACATAGTCTCGTCAGGGGCCAGGGAGGGCAAGCTCCACTTGAGTGAGAACACGGGGAGTGAGGGCAGGTGCAGGGTAGGGCAGCGCAGTCTCCACGGTCTAAAAATCCTCATCAGTAGGACCGGGAGGAAGTGGGATCCAGCTCCCTCCTTTGTCCGCAGTGGAACCTGTTTCCACGGCAACCAGGCAGGGAGCCAAGAGACAGAGGTTGAGAAGGAGGGAGTCTCTGAAGGGGTGTTTCAGGGCCCCAAACTGAGGCTGCCGAGGCAGAGTTTGTGAATCTAAGCGACCTTAGACAGGGTGGGGGGCCTGAAAGGAGAGTGAGCTTCAGACCATCTCACTCTAGCCTGCCAAGGGCATGCAGAGGCGAGGACCTGGGAAATGGCTCAGCTTTACCTTGCTGTCCCTGGAGGTACCATCAGCATCTGGCTGCTGTGGTAACCATGATGCCTTTGGGAGCCAAAGAGAAATAAGGGATGGGAAGAGGCAGACCTGTTAATAGATGCAGCAATAATAATAAACCCTTTCTCTGCACCCTCAGCTGTCTTGCAACCAGCACTTGGCCATTTACAAAAACGATTGGAGGTCTCTTGACCCACAAATATTATTGCCACTATACAGATCAGGAGACTGGGACTCACCTAGCATATAAATTGGCAGAACTCCTGGCCAAATCCAAGCTATTGAGTCTGTACCAACCCATCAATTCGTTTGTCAAACATACCCATGTGCAAGGCTCTGTGTATGCCAGACAGTTATAACTGGGTATGTACTCAGTAACCAGAGCACAACAAGATCTGTGCTGTGACAGCCATGTAGAAGAGCAGCCACCTGTGCACAAAGGTGGGACCTTTGCATCAGCCTGGCAGACGCAGAAAAGATAATCTTCAACTTGGTTATAGAAGAGGAACATAATACCCATGGGGCAATCAGCCTTTACTATTGGTGCCTCTTTGGCTaatctttaatacattttcctttataaaagTCATACAGgttttttatagaaaaattggaaaatatagaTCAAACAAGGCAAAGATAAGATTCTTCCTAATACCCATGGTCAAGATAGTCACTGTTAATTTTCTGATGTGCACACCCTGCCTGTTATTTTTCTGTACATGTACAAGTGTAtacagatgtgtgtgtgcgtgtgtgtgcatatatacacacacacatcattaaTATTATTCCATCTCGGAACCTGCCTATATGCTGTTATATGGCTGAGTGTAATTTATTTAGGAAACCCTCTTTTGGGGGGCATTAATTTTTTCCAACATTTCACAATTACACTCACTTCCTATTTGAATAAAGCTTATTGCTGAAGCTCATGGGCCTGCATTTCAGGCATGAGAGATGATGCTTCCTACAGTTGGAAAACACACTTGTGGCTCTACTCCCTATAGAAGCTTGATGTGGCTAGAACATGAGCAGGCTCTTTCAACAGTATAACTTGTAGACAGCCTACAGATTCTAAAGCTTAGGGATGAAAAAGAAGGACCTAAATCTCCTATCTGATACCCGAGACTGTCTTCCAAGTGATTCTCCTGCCTTTGCATGAATGCTTGATGCTTTGGCATCCTTTATTTTAGCCTCAGTTTATTCAGATAGACAGTGGGATAATAACGAAGCAGTGTCTCTGGTGATTAAAAGCAGGAGCTCTGAAATTACTTGCCTGGGTgtttgagggttgtttttttttgaatGCTCTTATATCCTCTTGGGTAtcctaatatatttatatatatcatttCAAAATGTGTGTGGATATTTTATGTGAATACATTTTTAACTTGCATAGCAACAGCAATCACTATGTAGAACTTAAGCGAGGTATCAGGCATTTTCCTAAGTACTGTATATGTATTACTTTATTTCATCTTAATAATAATCTCTATACAGAGGTAATATCAGCAGCTTCACCATTCCTGTGATGCCACAGTCATTTGATGAGAGGCACCCAGgttcagcggagaaggcaatggcaccccactcccatactcttgcctggaaaatccaatgggcggaagagcctggtaggctgcagtccatggggtcacaaagagttgg
It includes:
- the RTP1 gene encoding receptor-transporting protein 1; amino-acid sequence: MRIFRPWRLRCPTLHLPSLPVFSLKWSLPSLAPDETMCKSVTTGEWKKIFYEKMEEAKPADSWDLIIDPNLKHNVLAPGWKQYLELHASGRFHCSWCWHTWQSPHVVILFHMYLDRAQRAGSVRMRVFKQLCYECGTARLDESSMLEENIECLVDNLITSLREQCYGERGGQYRIHVASRQDTRRHRGEFCEACQEGIVHWKPSEKLLEEEATTYTFSRAPSPTKPQAEEGSGCNFFSIPWCLFWATVLLLIIYLQFSFRSSV